From Salmo salar chromosome ssa09, Ssal_v3.1, whole genome shotgun sequence:
GAGACTCTGTCTCTGATGCTTATTGCTACTGACGGAGGCGAGCCTCAGAGAACTGGAACTGTCCGCATCCATATTACCGTGCTGGATGCCAATGATAATGCGCCAGTATGTGGTCAACCCGTTTATAAAACAGACGTTAAGGAGAGCTCCCAAAAAGGGACTTTGATAACCACCGTTAGTGCAAATGATGCAGACCAGGGGGTGAATGGAGAGGTCACTTTCTCCATCGCTCATGTTGCTAAAGAGGCGAAGGAGCTGTTTGAGCTCAACGTGGATACTGGAGAGATTAAGGTGGTAGGAAAACTGGATTTTGAAAAATCAAGAAGTTATCAGTTAAATGTTCAGGCGAGCGACCACGGAGGGTTTACTGATACCTGTAAAGTTGTCATTCAAATTACTGATGAGAACGATAATGTCCCCACAATacaactcatgtcattttctaatTCGATTCCCGAGGACTCTCCCCCTGGAACCACTGTAGCTGTAATTAATGTAGAGGACGCAGACTCAGACGGCAACGGTGTCGTTCTTTGCTCTATTAACGCAGATATTCCGTTCAAAATAGAGTCCTCGTTAACGGATTATTATACCATAGTCACTGAAAGCACATTGGATAGAGAAACCGTGTCTGAGTATAACGTCACCATTACAGTTTCAGATGAAGGGACTCCGCCTCTCTCCAGCAATAAGAACATAACTGTTAAAGTTTCAGATGTAAATGATAATCCACCCAAGTTTGATCAACCTGTATATAGTAATTCTATTCAGGAAAACAACTCGCCAGGGTTTTCTATATTCTCAGTGAGAGCGGGTGATGCTGACTGGGGTCAAAATGCCCGCGTCTCCTACTTTCTCGATGATAAACAAGTTAACGGGGTGACTGCTTCCTCTTTCGTCTCAGTAAATTCAGAAAATGGCGCCATCCATGCTGTTAGGTCATTCGATTATGAACAAATCAAGTCGTTTCAATTCAACGTCACTGCCCGTGATGGAGGGTCTCCACCTCTCAGTTCAATGGTCGCTGTTAGAATATTAGTCCAGGACCAGAACGACAACTCGCCTCAGGTTCTGTACCCAGTCCAGACTAGCAGCTCTCTGGTGGCTGAAATGGTGCCTCGTTCAGCAGATGTGGGATATCTTGTCACTAAAGTGGTGGCTGTTGATGTGGACTCTGGACAGAATGCCTGGCTCTCCTATAAACTGCAGAAAGCGACAGACAGGGCGCTGTTTGAAGTGGGCTTACAGAATGGAGAAATAAGAACTATACGCCAAGTCACTGATAAAGATACTGTGAAACAAAGGCTCACTGTTGTAGTGGAGGACAACGGGCAGCCCTCTCGTTCAGCTACAGTCAATGTTAACGTGGCGGTGGCGGACAGCTTCCCTGAAGTGCTCTCAGAGTTCACTGACTTTACGCACGACAAGGACTACAACGACAACCTGACTTTTTACTTAGTCTTGGCTTTGGCTGTAGTCTCATTTCTGTTCATCACATGTTTAGTGGTTATTATATCAGTGAAAATATACAGATGGAGACAGTCTCGCGTCCTCTATCATTCCAATCTCCCTGTTATTCCGTATTATCCACCGCGTTACGCAGACACTTTGGGGACAGGAACTCTACAGCACGTGTACAATTACGAGGTGTGCAGGACGACTGACTCCAGAAAGAGTGACTGTAAGTTCGTCAGACCGTGTAGTCAGAACGTACTGATAATGGACCCCAGTTCTACAGGGACGATGCAGCGGATGCAGAGTGAAAATAACAtcctggatgaaccagactccCCACTAGAGGTGAGTTTAATGAGTTTAAATTATAGCAAATTGCATTGAAAATAATTTCATCAATATGTCCAAAGTTTCATAGTAAAACATCagagaatgttgaagtgtcacgTGACGTCCTCTGGCTCTATGGGTGATAAGTGTTATGCTGGCATTGTGCTCCTCGTGTTTTGAACCAGGTTATTAATCATGGTTTGAAGGATAATTCTTAAAGTGATGTGTGCCGTTTATCATCTATCCCGTTGTGGTCTTTCTCCTTCAAATAACTGTTTCGTTGTTTGTAATACTTGAAGTAAATTTGTCGTTGATAACTTAGAGAATTTGATTGCATGCGTTTCTCACATCATTATATTGAGTGACTACCAACTATTTTCATATCGGACTCTGCGGGCCGCTGTTGGTCTTAAAATCACACTTGAACCGACGTGAACACTGCTGTACCCTCTTCAGTACCTCCCATATTCCCTCAGTATGTCAGCGAGTGAGTGCTCAGCACGAATGCGCTCTTTTTTCACTAGCCTTTTTTTGTCGACACTAGCTTTTACATTGATGGATTCTAGCTTAGAGTTTCAACAGTGACCAGTTGTGTTTAATCGAATTTGGATATAGCTTGTGTGGTCTTATTTGACATTTTACCATGTGGAATTCGATGGTTTGGTTTGAGGCCACGGGTTCTGCCAGAAATGGACGCTCGCTTAAACGGCAAGTACAGGCCTTTATTCTTGTTTTCCTCGCCCAGATTATTCACGGGCAGATTCGTTATTCTATCCCAGAGGAGATGAGAAAGGGCTCGTTTGTTGGAAATGTGGCGGAGGATTTAGGAATTAACGCTAAACGAATGAAATCGGGTGGCGCTCGCATTGTTAGTGGCGACAGCAGCGAGTATATCAGGTTGGATGTAGACAAAGGGACGCTGGTCGTgggagagaggatagacagggagcAGCTATGCGGACAGACATCGCCCTGCAGCTTGAGCT
This genomic window contains:
- the LOC106611808 gene encoding protocadherin beta-16, translating into MGDWRSTGRRGGWQVLFFFLCLCALDSVTGQARYSIPEEQSEGSIVGNIGRDLGLEVKRLVSGKARIITKGARQYVDLNRDKGLLVVKERIDREELCGQTTPCSFSFELIIENPIQLYRVTVEVRDINDNAPSFPKDELNFKISENAVSGARFSLESADDPDVGVNGIQNYSLKPADNFKLEVHSQADGGKYIEMILQTPLDREEQETLSLMLIATDGGEPQRTGTVRIHITVLDANDNAPVCGQPVYKTDVKESSQKGTLITTVSANDADQGVNGEVTFSIAHVAKEAKELFELNVDTGEIKVVGKLDFEKSRSYQLNVQASDHGGFTDTCKVVIQITDENDNVPTIQLMSFSNSIPEDSPPGTTVAVINVEDADSDGNGVVLCSINADIPFKIESSLTDYYTIVTESTLDRETVSEYNVTITVSDEGTPPLSSNKNITVKVSDVNDNPPKFDQPVYSNSIQENNSPGFSIFSVRAGDADWGQNARVSYFLDDKQVNGVTASSFVSVNSENGAIHAVRSFDYEQIKSFQFNVTARDGGSPPLSSMVAVRILVQDQNDNSPQVLYPVQTSSSLVAEMVPRSADVGYLVTKVVAVDVDSGQNAWLSYKLQKATDRALFEVGLQNGEIRTIRQVTDKDTVKQRLTVVVEDNGQPSRSATVNVNVAVADSFPEVLSEFTDFTHDKDYNDNLTFYLVLALAVVSFLFITCLVVIISVKIYRWRQSRVLYHSNLPVIPYYPPRYADTLGTGTLQHVYNYEVCRTTDSRKSDCKFVRPCSQNVLIMDPSSTGTMQRMQSENNILDEPDSPLEVSLMSLNYSKLH